The following are encoded together in the Adhaeribacter arboris genome:
- a CDS encoding DUF1553 domain-containing protein: protein MLPLRYWFLFWVSVSGLLGLSRCQSNNSVELPAEVVTAYEKLPDQLDYNQHVKPILSDKCFACHGPDKSKQKAGLRLDLVQSAYGSLPESPGKVAIKPGNWRKSEVVSRILSSDPEYQMPAPESHLTLAAAEKAVLLKWIKEGAVYKPHWAFVKPEKKPIPQLKQLQKFSRGNLIDNFVLSRLEQENLKPAPEASKELLLRRLSLDLTGLPPTLAELDAFIADKSANAYEKQVDRLLASPHYGEKMATDWLDVARFADSHGYTVDRLRDMSPYHDWVIRAFNQNMPYSTFIHQQLAGDLMKGPKNSSPTRDRLIATAFNRLHPQNMEGGIVEEEFQNEYVIDRTNTLGDAFMAVSVGCARCHDHKFDPISQKNYYELYGFFNNVREAGQISWNDDLPTPTLMLPTEKQEELIRYMKALIAAQEAKVIKAEEVAKKAVNQWLAAGAYRKLENQVIPQMGLQGLYSFEQSLVNSLNSKQKGEMKRDAGEPDKAVFTQDNRGHVLLLNGDSYADLKHVGVFRQSDPFSIGIWAWIPKSLKEGVIFHKSNAERLYNFKGYHLMLKNNRLEINMAHTAPSNAITRQSLQPIPREKWVQLTLTYDGSSKANGFKLYLDGAELTLETSIDQLYKDIIFYQDNEPALQIGGWWRGLGFKGGKVDDVVVYNRTLTPFEIKILAKQANWATLANKTPAELTPTDKEILQAYYLATEDAGVKASRLILQKQRKILSDSTRRIPEIMVMQEMPKPKKTYLLQRGQYDNPGPEVFPNTPNAILPFGAKRPKNRLGLAQWLTDKNHPLTARVAVNRYWQNFFGVGLVKTAEDFGNQGEMPSHPALLDWLAVTFQQDYKWDVKQLVKLMVLSATYRQDSHTRPELRERDPENRLLARGPAARLSAEMMRDNALVASGLLNTKIGGKSIKPYQPEGLWEINSMTYQPDSTAEVYRRSLYVVVKRSVPNPTLATFDAPTRSSCMVRRQRTNTPLQALVTLNDPTFLEAAKVLGERMSKEANSRQAIIQTYRSLTGRTPQEPEITLLLSLQENQYKKFKNKESKTQGWLKAGLYAISKKLDPAQVAANAVVASTILNSDATLTKR from the coding sequence ATGTTACCGTTACGTTATTGGTTTTTATTTTGGGTTAGTGTAAGTGGGCTGTTGGGGCTTTCGCGATGCCAGTCGAATAATAGCGTAGAACTGCCGGCCGAAGTAGTCACGGCTTACGAGAAACTGCCCGACCAACTGGATTACAACCAGCACGTAAAGCCCATTCTTTCCGATAAGTGTTTTGCCTGCCACGGCCCCGATAAATCCAAACAAAAAGCCGGCTTACGGCTGGATTTAGTTCAATCGGCTTACGGTTCTTTGCCCGAAAGTCCGGGTAAAGTAGCCATAAAACCCGGCAATTGGCGAAAAAGCGAAGTAGTCTCCCGTATTTTGTCCAGTGACCCCGAATACCAGATGCCGGCTCCCGAATCGCACTTAACGCTGGCAGCGGCAGAAAAAGCGGTATTATTAAAATGGATTAAAGAAGGAGCTGTTTATAAACCGCATTGGGCCTTTGTGAAACCAGAAAAGAAACCCATCCCGCAACTGAAGCAATTACAGAAATTTTCGCGTGGTAACCTTATTGATAACTTTGTTTTAAGCCGGTTAGAACAGGAAAACTTAAAACCCGCTCCGGAAGCGTCCAAAGAATTACTACTCCGCCGGTTGTCGCTTGATTTAACAGGATTGCCCCCGACTTTGGCTGAACTGGACGCATTTATTGCCGATAAGAGCGCCAACGCTTACGAAAAGCAAGTGGACCGGCTGTTGGCATCACCGCATTACGGCGAAAAAATGGCTACCGACTGGCTCGATGTGGCCCGCTTTGCCGATTCGCACGGCTATACCGTCGATCGATTGCGGGATATGTCGCCGTACCACGATTGGGTAATTCGGGCGTTTAACCAGAACATGCCCTATAGTACTTTTATTCATCAGCAATTAGCGGGCGACTTAATGAAAGGACCAAAAAACAGCTCACCCACGCGCGATAGGCTCATTGCTACTGCCTTTAACCGACTGCATCCGCAAAATATGGAAGGCGGCATAGTAGAAGAAGAGTTTCAGAACGAATACGTGATAGATCGGACTAATACTTTAGGCGATGCTTTTATGGCAGTTTCGGTAGGCTGTGCGCGTTGCCACGACCATAAGTTCGACCCTATTTCTCAGAAAAATTATTACGAGTTATACGGCTTTTTTAACAATGTGCGGGAGGCCGGCCAAATTTCCTGGAACGACGATTTACCCACCCCCACCCTGATGCTTCCTACCGAAAAACAAGAGGAACTGATTCGGTACATGAAAGCCTTAATAGCAGCACAAGAAGCAAAGGTAATTAAAGCCGAAGAGGTGGCGAAGAAAGCCGTTAACCAATGGCTGGCAGCGGGCGCTTACCGGAAACTGGAAAATCAAGTAATACCGCAAATGGGTTTGCAGGGCCTTTACTCGTTCGAGCAATCGTTGGTAAACAGCTTAAATTCTAAACAAAAAGGCGAGATGAAGCGCGATGCGGGTGAACCCGACAAAGCTGTTTTTACGCAAGACAACCGGGGACACGTGTTACTACTTAACGGTGATTCCTACGCCGATTTAAAGCACGTAGGAGTTTTCCGGCAGTCCGACCCGTTTTCAATTGGAATCTGGGCCTGGATTCCCAAAAGCTTAAAAGAAGGGGTTATTTTTCATAAAAGTAACGCCGAGCGGTTGTACAACTTTAAAGGCTATCACTTGATGCTAAAAAACAACCGGCTGGAAATTAACATGGCCCATACAGCGCCGTCTAATGCTATTACCAGGCAGAGTTTACAACCAATACCACGCGAAAAATGGGTGCAGCTTACCCTAACCTACGATGGCTCTTCCAAAGCCAATGGCTTTAAACTTTACCTCGATGGTGCCGAACTGACCCTGGAAACTAGCATCGACCAATTGTATAAAGATATTATATTTTACCAAGACAATGAACCTGCCTTACAAATTGGGGGCTGGTGGCGGGGGCTGGGCTTTAAAGGCGGCAAAGTAGATGATGTGGTAGTGTATAACCGGACCTTAACACCTTTTGAAATAAAAATACTAGCTAAACAGGCAAATTGGGCAACTCTGGCCAACAAAACCCCAGCCGAACTTACGCCAACCGATAAAGAAATTTTACAAGCGTATTATTTAGCTACGGAAGATGCCGGCGTAAAAGCCAGCCGGTTAATATTACAAAAACAACGTAAAATCTTAAGTGATTCTACTCGTCGGATACCCGAGATTATGGTGATGCAGGAAATGCCCAAGCCTAAAAAAACGTATCTTTTACAACGTGGCCAATACGATAATCCCGGCCCGGAAGTGTTCCCGAATACTCCCAATGCTATTTTGCCGTTTGGAGCGAAGCGGCCTAAAAACCGGCTGGGTTTAGCCCAGTGGCTCACCGATAAAAATCACCCGCTAACGGCCCGGGTAGCCGTGAACCGTTACTGGCAGAACTTCTTTGGGGTAGGGCTGGTAAAGACTGCCGAAGATTTTGGCAACCAAGGCGAAATGCCGAGTCACCCGGCATTACTCGACTGGCTGGCGGTGACTTTTCAGCAGGATTATAAGTGGGATGTGAAGCAATTGGTTAAATTAATGGTGCTATCGGCGACGTACCGGCAAGATTCGCATACCCGTCCGGAACTACGGGAACGAGACCCCGAGAACCGGTTATTGGCCCGTGGGCCGGCTGCCCGTCTTTCCGCCGAAATGATGCGCGACAACGCCTTAGTGGCTAGCGGGTTGTTAAATACAAAAATTGGCGGCAAGAGTATAAAACCCTATCAACCCGAAGGATTGTGGGAAATCAACAGCATGACTTATCAACCCGATTCAACGGCGGAGGTATATCGCCGGAGCCTTTACGTAGTAGTGAAACGATCCGTGCCGAATCCCACACTAGCCACTTTCGATGCTCCCACCCGAAGCAGTTGCATGGTGCGGCGGCAGCGTACCAACACTCCTTTGCAAGCCCTGGTTACTCTCAACGACCCTACTTTTTTGGAAGCCGCCAAAGTTCTGGGCGAGCGCATGAGCAAAGAAGCCAATTCCCGGCAAGCCATTATCCAAACGTATCGAAGCTTAACGGGCCGAACGCCACAGGAGCCGGAAATAACCTTGCTGCTGAGTCTGCAAGAGAATCAATATAAAAAATTTAAAAATAAGGAAAGTAAAACTCAAGGTTGGCTAAAAGCTGGGCTGTACGCTATTAGTAAGAAATTAGATCCCGCCCAGGTTGCCGCTAATGCGGTAGTAGCCAGTACTATTTTAAATTCCGATGCTACTTTAACTAAACGTTAA